TGTGCCAGAGCAAACACGAAGTCCTGTACGCGAATTCGTCCTCATCTTGCTGCATGCTTTATCTCTCTTGTTGACTTCTGTCCCTTCAACGgggcgctctctgctgctgcctgtcGCCTCCCACTCCCCGCttttctgctgtctcctccgcgtgtcTTTTCCCGGCTTTTTCCCCACTCCGCCTGATCCCTAAACTCGTCGGCTCTcgtgggctgcggcgcgctgaTAATTTTGTTCCttgccgcgtctctctgttgGTTTCTCAGATAACTACGAAGAGAAGGATGTCTTCGTGCAAACGGTTGCGAAGGTCGCCTCGGCGTGAGACGAAAGCGAGCCGCGAAGCcccggcgagagaggagagacagagagaggcagttcttcctctctttcttcgtctccgttcttctctctctgtgtcgcaGGACATGGCTAGGCAGCCGGCGTCCTgtcacgcatgcagagctcGAAATCTTATTCTTGCAGAGCTCGAATTCTTTCTGTGTCTCGCTTCCCAAGCAGCCTTCGCCTGGCGTCGTGTGGCACAACTTTCACGTGCACCCTCGCCCCTAGAGTGGATCGCAGTCTCGTGGTTCCTTTTCTTCTAGCCTCCTTTGCGTCGGCCGGTAGAATCAGAGGACGGACTTGCtggcggggagggggaggcagggaggaaggaggctGGTGAAGAGCCGGGATTCACGACGGGGCCCGTGGGGGGTGTCCTATTCCATTTTTTCTAAGAATGAAGTTTTCAAGGGGCGGCACCGTGCCTGGAAGAGACGTGGGATATGTCTAAGTGGGAGAAGTGACCAAATTGCGTAGAAGCGAGCAAGCTTGTGAAACAGGTTTTCTGTGAGAGTATCTCCGAGGTCGAGCCAGAATTTCGTAGGGACCCCTGCATCTGCACTCAGTCTTGTCCATTTTCCCGCAACTTGCCTATCGCACCGCTTTGAATGGAAAACCTTCCCGAAGGGCCTGCCTCCTGCGACTGAAAGAGAGCAGATGGCGTGTTCAACAGCGTCGTGTCTCGACGTGCCTCGGAGCAGCGAGGAGATGGCAAGGGGGTTTTGTTTAACAAACGAGTCGAGGAGATGACCACAAAAAAGTCTTTACCGCAGTTCTGTGACCAGATCCTTCCTCTGATTCTATGCGCACTTGTGGCTAACATCGCAGAGCTCGTCGGGCCTCACGCCCGTCAGCGGACACGCCCGCGCAGTCGCAGCTCGTGTTCCTCTGACCCCCCACGTCGCGGCTTTACCGAGGCCTCTCTCCACAGAAAGCCTTTGAGGAGGCCGTGTGGCAGCAACCGACTTCTGGGATAGTTATCTTTGCGTTCGCTGCTCTCCCTAGCCAAGGGCAATCTGGGGTAGGAGACAGAACGCTGGATGTCCGCAGCACCTGAAGAGATGGCGATAGAGCGTCTAGAATGCGGTCGATGTGGAACAACCTTAATGTAGTATGGCCTTCTTACCTGTGCTCTGCTAACTCACTTGACATGGTGGTCAGCGCAAGCACAAgacccccccgccgccctccccgtCCCCCGGCACACTGTCTATCCCCTACATACAAGACTCCTTACTTGCATAACAtcctcctctgtctgtgCAAGGCTCTCTCGAGACCTTCAATTTCCCGCGAGGATGAGACGCAACCTCACAGATTCGGGCTGTCTTCTTTTCGATCTGTACCCCTGAAACCCAAAAGACGTCCCTGTTACGATGCTCTACACTCAAGCTGAAGGGCTGaactgcgcagagagacaacaGGCACACTACTCCTGCGGCAGGCCATCCAACAGCGCGCTGAACTGAGAGCTCGTGCGCCCGGGAGTCGTGTGTCGCGTCCATTGTCGCGGCGAAACAAGAACTGCAGTGGGCGATGCAGTCGAGGAGATGAAAGGCACGAAAATACCAAGGAAACGCGCTGGGTAGTTGGATGCACACGCAGACCGTTTCGTTCAGAGGCAGCCGCTGAATGCGCGGTGTTGCTGCGCGCCGGACGGGGAGGACCTCCTTGCGCGTGAGAGCGCCTTGAGGGACGGCTCCatgcgcgagaagaggcgtGAACACAGAAGGCAAAAGAAGCGAAGCGGGGTTAGTTAGACGCACGCATAAAAGACAAATGGACACACGCACTGCAGACAGGGTGCGGCACCGAGAAGGGGGCCCCGACGGCAGGCAGACGACTTgctcgcgcgctctccgccccccgcgcagACCTTCTCCATTCTCCTTTCCCGCGCATTTCTCCGCATGCCTatttcttctctgctgccggCTCCGCTGTCCCTTCGTGGCCTGGCTTCAGGTCGGCTTAGAGCGCCTTAATGCTCCTTGTAGAGGCCGGTTTCGAGCTCGCTGGGGGCGTAGACGtacgcgtcgctgcagcccgTGGTCACCTTGAGCTGTCCAGCTACCTCgtgtgcgtcttcttccgctccttctccctctccttcctcgcccgcctcctcttcgcctcggcgGATGCGttcctcgcgtttcttctccatctccgctctgcgcgcggtgACGCTCATGacctcgcccttctctctgTACGGCCATTTGAGCAGCACGCCGTAGAGATCGCGCATCTTCTCGAGCTCGTATGGCTCGTAAGGGAACTGCGGGTGGTCCTGCTTCAGCACGGAAGGGAagtgcggctgcggcacgtTGTCTGCTTTCTTCACGCGCTCAATGCTACGCGCaagctcctcttcctccgccgccgccgtggcgccgccgccggtgccgctctccgcggcgagccccTCTGTGGCGGCGATATTCTGCGCGACCAGCTTGTCCACAAGCCAGCGGACTTCGAGGTCTCTCCGTATCAGCTCGCGAACCTTTGGATCCTTCAGGACTttggctggcggcgccgcgtacGCCAGCCGCATgcccgcctctccgtcgAGGCGGAGGTTGTGATCCACGAGGTAGCCCGCCCACGCCCTCAGCACCGCAGCTGAAAACTCGGGCTTCGCAATCACTCGACACTCCTGAGTCTTGAAAGTCCCTGAACAACTCACACAGCGCCGCAACAAAGAACACCTGAAAAACGCGAAGGAAACGCCGACTACTCGCGCCAAAAAGAGGACTAGTGAAGAGACCCGCGAGAGACAAAAGACTGCGG
Above is a window of Besnoitia besnoiti strain Bb-Ger1 chromosome Unknown contig00007, whole genome shotgun sequence DNA encoding:
- a CDS encoding uncharacterized protein (encoded by transcript BESB_070500) encodes the protein MSAGVAELGGRRAPAALRGLSSFAPCPPPHSSVSLRLSRSKSSLAPRSQSALRRVRPSLPSARTPASPSLSPGPLCWRNTLFQVAACECAQGSALVDSTCGQLVQSRGVCTLHRSSPPHSGSFLASPSRRFTSGSSADEADSAASSSSSASSASASSASASSASASASASFSSSATAASAPSRFRSAAHRDMIVAMTRTHLQNLLLKRFGTFKTQECRVIAKPEFSAAVLRAWAGYLVDHNLRLDGEAGMRLAYAAPPAKVLKDPKVRELIRRDLEVRWLVDKLVAQNIAATEGLAAESGTGGGATAAAEEEELARSIERVKKADNVPQPHFPSVLKQDHPQFPYEPYELEKMRDLYGVLLKWPYREKGEVMSVTARRAEMEKKREERIRRGEEEAGEEGEGEGAEEDAHEVAGQLKVTTGCSDAYVYAPSELETGLYKEH